A single Bacillus sp. HMF5848 DNA region contains:
- a CDS encoding NAD kinase, whose product MPQRNNIYFFYKKEPELTSRVDKLIEAARNINYNVVEDASEANIICSIGGDGTFLQAVRKTGFRDDCLYAGISALDRLSFYCDFKLDDISSIINAMDNEEVEVRRYPTIEVTIDDHASFLCLNECSVRSGIIKTFVMDVYIDDFHFETFRGDGMLVSTPTGSTAYNKSVDGAIVDPLLSCMQVSEIASLNNNHYRTLGSSFLLSGDRRLTLKVVQDGNDYPTIGIDNEALSIRHIHDLHIRLSDRKIKTIKLKDNSFWHKVQRTFL is encoded by the coding sequence ATGCCACAACGTAACAATATTTATTTCTTCTATAAAAAAGAGCCTGAGCTTACGTCCCGAGTGGACAAGCTTATCGAGGCTGCAAGAAACATAAATTATAATGTTGTTGAAGATGCAAGTGAAGCGAATATTATTTGCAGCATTGGGGGAGACGGAACTTTTTTACAAGCTGTACGTAAAACTGGATTTCGTGATGATTGTTTGTATGCTGGTATTTCAGCTCTCGACCGCTTAAGTTTTTACTGTGATTTTAAATTAGATGACATTTCTTCTATAATCAACGCGATGGATAATGAAGAGGTTGAGGTACGTCGATATCCTACAATTGAGGTTACAATCGATGATCATGCTTCGTTCTTATGTTTAAATGAATGCTCCGTTCGATCGGGCATTATAAAAACGTTTGTAATGGATGTATATATTGATGATTTTCATTTTGAAACGTTTCGTGGGGACGGTATGCTTGTTTCAACACCGACAGGAAGTACAGCTTATAACAAATCGGTCGATGGCGCTATCGTTGATCCACTATTATCATGTATGCAAGTAAGTGAAATTGCGTCACTAAATAATAATCACTACCGAACACTTGGTTCATCATTTCTTCTAAGCGGTGATCGTCGCTTAACACTAAAAGTCGTTCAAGATGGTAACGATTATCCAACAATAGGAATTGATAATGAAGCTCTAAGTATTCGACACATACATGACTTGCATATACGTCTTAGCGACCGCAAAATAAAAACAATTAAATTAAAAGATAATTCTTTTTGGCACAAAGTACAACGAACATTTTTATAG
- a CDS encoding NUDIX domain-containing protein has protein sequence MSRARACAAILKDNCILMVKEIYNDKTFWTLPGGGLEEGESYEEAVIREVKEEVNLDVEVVRFLFTNTYSEGEEKCFLVRVLHGAEPTLGYDPEAGNNQTLSEVKWHSIDSMENDLHVSKVMLALSLK, from the coding sequence ATGAGTCGAGCAAGAGCGTGTGCTGCAATTTTAAAAGATAATTGTATTCTTATGGTCAAAGAAATATATAATGACAAGACTTTTTGGACATTACCTGGTGGAGGATTAGAAGAAGGGGAAAGCTATGAAGAGGCTGTTATACGCGAAGTAAAGGAAGAGGTAAACCTAGATGTAGAAGTTGTAAGATTTTTATTTACTAATACTTATAGTGAAGGAGAGGAGAAGTGTTTTCTAGTTCGGGTATTACATGGTGCCGAACCAACACTTGGCTATGACCCTGAAGCAGGGAATAATCAAACATTATCTGAGGTTAAATGGCATTCCATTGACTCAATGGAGAATGACTTACATGTATCCAAAGTTATGCTCGCTTTATCATTAAAATAA
- a CDS encoding alpha/beta hydrolase, with the protein MQLPSDYELTFEDVTFRNMFDNVRLKGWWIPSSNYDFTTQKAVIFSHSYGDNRQSMPIETLKFAKRLSNEGFHVFMYDFRNSGESEGRFTTIGKKERTDLLSAIQYVKEERGIHEIALIGWSMGAATSIMVGSESDDVKVVIADSPFADLEQYTLDSFRYWTGLPKPFGKFVVKIAENVFLDLNLSDMKPYVAASRYSEKGLMLIHSEKDGAISYKQSELIYEHAPNAELWITTKGGHIRSYKHQKELYEDRILEFLYKYMTKKYEFPST; encoded by the coding sequence ATGCAGCTACCATCTGATTATGAGCTTACTTTTGAAGACGTAACATTTAGAAATATGTTTGACAATGTTCGTTTGAAGGGTTGGTGGATTCCTAGCTCTAATTATGATTTTACTACTCAAAAAGCTGTTATCTTCTCGCATAGTTACGGTGATAATCGTCAAAGTATGCCCATCGAGACATTGAAATTTGCCAAAAGACTTTCTAATGAAGGGTTTCATGTGTTTATGTATGATTTTCGAAACAGTGGGGAATCTGAAGGAAGATTTACGACAATTGGTAAAAAGGAAAGAACTGATTTGCTGTCGGCCATTCAATACGTCAAGGAAGAAAGAGGTATACATGAAATCGCTTTGATTGGATGGTCAATGGGAGCTGCTACTTCCATTATGGTTGGAAGTGAATCAGACGATGTTAAGGTAGTTATTGCTGATAGCCCATTTGCTGACCTTGAACAGTATACGTTGGATAGCTTTCGGTACTGGACAGGACTACCAAAACCGTTCGGTAAATTTGTAGTTAAAATTGCTGAAAATGTGTTTCTCGACCTAAATCTGTCAGACATGAAACCTTATGTTGCAGCGTCAAGATATAGTGAAAAAGGCTTAATGCTAATTCACAGTGAAAAGGATGGTGCTATCTCTTATAAGCAAAGTGAGCTTATATATGAGCACGCACCAAACGCTGAGCTATGGATTACTACTAAAGGAGGACATATCCGTAGTTACAAACATCAGAAGGAATTGTATGAAGATAGAATCCTTGAGTTTTTGTATAAATATATGACAAAAAAATATGAATTTCCGTCAACTTAA
- a CDS encoding hemerythrin domain-containing protein produces the protein MKEQICLFTPVHKGLRHALAHATMIASSLDYEKDADLKQFLLKWDEIVELLHFHAVNEDSHVQLPLEKFQPILAQKLEAEHELAEDMLEDVVQVSLSLSDADKNSRKELGIRFVKTLNRFVAMYLTHLETEESEVMPALRETLTLEELQQLSANMRSAVPSNLMMKYLHYMLPAMNIHERVQMLTAIQQNTAEEAFNTILTIAANTLSADDWKELQTKLAQTV, from the coding sequence ATGAAAGAACAGATTTGTTTGTTTACGCCTGTACATAAAGGACTCCGCCATGCTTTGGCACACGCTACTATGATTGCTAGCTCTTTAGATTATGAGAAAGATGCCGACTTAAAGCAATTTCTTTTGAAATGGGATGAAATCGTGGAGTTGTTGCACTTTCACGCAGTAAACGAAGATAGTCACGTCCAATTACCACTTGAAAAATTCCAACCTATTTTGGCTCAAAAATTAGAAGCTGAGCATGAATTAGCAGAAGACATGCTAGAAGATGTTGTTCAAGTGTCTCTTTCTTTATCCGACGCTGATAAGAACAGTCGTAAAGAGCTCGGTATTCGGTTCGTCAAGACACTAAATCGGTTTGTTGCGATGTATCTTACTCATCTTGAAACAGAAGAAAGTGAAGTAATGCCTGCATTACGAGAAACACTAACACTTGAAGAACTACAGCAATTATCGGCTAATATGCGTTCTGCTGTACCAAGTAACTTAATGATGAAATACTTGCATTATATGTTACCTGCCATGAATATTCACGAACGAGTCCAAATGCTGACAGCAATTCAACAAAATACAGCCGAAGAAGCTTTCAACACGATATTGACTATTGCAGCTAATACATTGTCAGCAGATGATTGGAAAGAACTACAAACAAAACTTGCACAAACTGTATAA
- the ytfJ gene encoding GerW family sporulation protein has product MSEHPIKSLMTTAMENLKEMIDVNTIIGDPVETPDGSVILTVSKVGFGFAAGGSEFNVDSKGKSGEEGKSNHPFGGGSGGGVSITPIAFLIVNAQGVKLLHLDESTHLYEKILELAPQAVDKIQQMFKKQNNQKDNNSNNSNTANNNIQFNSNQNNNQSNGANTTSSEDQNPTLPDMKDLHQ; this is encoded by the coding sequence ATGAGTGAGCATCCTATTAAAAGCCTTATGACAACGGCAATGGAAAACCTTAAGGAAATGATTGATGTAAACACTATTATAGGTGACCCTGTAGAAACACCAGATGGTAGTGTTATTTTAACAGTTTCTAAGGTCGGTTTTGGATTCGCGGCAGGTGGTAGTGAGTTCAACGTTGACAGTAAAGGAAAGAGCGGTGAAGAAGGCAAGTCAAATCATCCATTCGGTGGAGGAAGTGGTGGAGGTGTCTCAATTACTCCAATCGCCTTTCTTATTGTTAATGCACAAGGTGTGAAGTTGCTTCATCTTGATGAAAGTACGCACTTATATGAAAAAATTCTTGAACTAGCTCCACAGGCTGTTGATAAAATTCAACAAATGTTTAAGAAGCAAAATAATCAAAAAGATAACAACTCTAATAATAGCAACACAGCGAATAACAATATTCAGTTTAACAGTAATCAAAATAATAATCAGTCAAATGGAGCGAACACAACTTCTTCCGAGGACCAAAATCCAACTTTACCAGATATGAAGGATTTACATCAGTAA
- a CDS encoding topology modulation protein, which produces MKKIMVIGVSAGVGKSTFAKKLGRILNINVYHLDQLYWKANWQEASFEEFCIKQAQLVKSESWIIEGNYSDTFSIRENEADTIIYLQLPLYICVYRVFARFLQHRGTSRPDMTSDCPEKLDWPFLSFILTTYHKRKLAMVSYLEEQAKTKHVIILKSRKEVHLFLNNIKITDS; this is translated from the coding sequence ATGAAAAAAATCATGGTTATTGGAGTATCAGCGGGAGTAGGGAAATCCACTTTCGCTAAGAAATTAGGCAGGATTCTAAATATTAACGTTTATCACCTTGATCAACTCTATTGGAAAGCTAACTGGCAAGAAGCTTCTTTCGAGGAATTTTGCATCAAACAAGCACAGCTTGTAAAAAGTGAAAGTTGGATCATAGAAGGAAACTACAGTGATACATTTTCTATTCGAGAAAATGAAGCCGACACCATTATATATCTACAATTGCCTTTGTATATATGCGTATATCGTGTTTTCGCACGCTTTTTACAACATAGGGGGACAAGTCGTCCAGATATGACGTCAGACTGTCCTGAGAAGCTTGATTGGCCTTTTCTCTCATTCATATTAACAACATATCATAAAAGAAAGCTAGCAATGGTAAGTTATCTTGAAGAGCAAGCTAAAACAAAACATGTCATAATATTAAAAAGTAGAAAAGAAGTTCACTTATTTTTAAACAACATAAAAATTACTGACTCATGA
- a CDS encoding DUF2953 domain-containing protein has product MKWLILVLVLLFLLFIIICISKLTIYIIINNQKEHDYIKIKLSMWSGLIRYNVKLPNLQFDEESNQVVVKEERQAKAGEESTSASSKESETKISKEDAKKSIFNVKEIMQHVVHLQKIVRKFLKRIEITKLIWHSDIGVGDAASTGKMIGLGWSLKGFLVGLLSQFLSLKTDPDLLITPHFQSKTLQLRLECMLRFRIGYALLMGVRVLKYWKGGRPKLFGRPFRMFKKQDVNETA; this is encoded by the coding sequence ATGAAGTGGCTTATACTTGTGCTAGTTCTTTTGTTTCTATTATTCATTATTATATGTATATCCAAACTAACAATATACATTATCATTAATAATCAAAAAGAACATGATTATATTAAAATTAAATTGTCTATGTGGTCTGGCCTAATTCGTTACAATGTAAAGCTTCCTAATTTGCAATTCGATGAGGAATCGAACCAAGTCGTTGTGAAGGAGGAAAGACAAGCAAAAGCAGGAGAAGAGTCAACAAGTGCATCATCAAAGGAATCTGAAACGAAAATTTCTAAAGAGGATGCTAAAAAGTCCATTTTTAATGTTAAAGAAATTATGCAGCACGTAGTTCATCTGCAAAAAATTGTTCGGAAATTTTTGAAGAGAATTGAGATTACAAAACTAATATGGCATTCCGATATTGGTGTTGGTGATGCTGCGTCAACTGGTAAGATGATAGGACTTGGGTGGTCACTAAAGGGATTTTTAGTAGGGTTGCTTAGTCAATTTTTATCACTAAAAACGGACCCGGACCTATTGATTACTCCACATTTTCAAAGTAAGACGCTTCAATTGAGACTTGAATGTATGCTACGCTTTCGAATCGGGTATGCTTTACTTATGGGTGTCCGTGTTTTGAAATACTGGAAAGGTGGTCGACCTAAGCTTTTTGGTCGCCCATTTAGAATGTTTAAGAAACAGGACGTTAATGAAACTGCTTAG
- the tpx gene encoding thiol peroxidase, with amino-acid sequence MASITFKGNPVTLLGNEVKVGDTAPDFKVLANDLSVVNLADSKGQVRLISVVPSIDTGVCDAQTRRFNEEAASLDNVKVLTVSVDLPFAQKRWCGANGIDNVQTLSDHRDLSFGEAFGVTIKELRLLARAVFVVDSNDKVVYVEYVSEATDHPNYEAAVEAAKAAN; translated from the coding sequence ATGGCAAGTATAACGTTTAAAGGTAATCCTGTTACTTTACTTGGTAATGAAGTAAAAGTAGGTGACACAGCTCCTGATTTTAAAGTGTTAGCGAATGACCTTTCTGTGGTAAATTTAGCAGATTCAAAAGGACAGGTTAGACTTATAAGTGTAGTCCCATCTATTGATACGGGCGTGTGTGATGCACAAACACGTCGATTTAATGAGGAAGCGGCTTCATTAGACAATGTTAAAGTGCTAACAGTTAGTGTTGATCTTCCTTTTGCACAAAAACGTTGGTGCGGTGCGAACGGTATTGATAACGTTCAAACCCTTTCTGATCACCGTGATTTATCTTTTGGTGAAGCATTTGGTGTTACGATTAAAGAGCTTCGCTTACTAGCCCGTGCTGTTTTTGTTGTTGATAGTAATGATAAGGTAGTGTATGTAGAGTATGTAAGTGAAGCAACAGACCACCCGAATTACGAAGCGGCAGTTGAGGCTGCTAAAGCAGCTAACTAA
- a CDS encoding acetate kinase has product MSKVIAINAGSSSLKFQLFEMPSENVITKGIFERIGFDDAIFSISVEDEKKKQVLPIKDHAVAVKILLDSLIEFKILKSYDEITGIGHRVVHGGEKFSDSVVITPDVLKDIQELADLAPLHNPANLTGITAFQEILPNVPAVAVFDTAFHQTMPESSFLYSLPYEYYKEYGIRKYGFHGTSHKYVSQRAAEILGRPVEQLRLLSCHLGNGASIAAIEGGKSIDTSMGFTPLAGVTMGTRSGNIDPALIPFIMEKTGQTAEQVLDVLNKKSGMLALSGFSSDLRDIEEKAEAGEERAQLALDVFAGRIHKYIGSYAARMSGVDAIIFTAGIGENSSEIRARVLHGLEFMGVYWDPTLNKVRGEEAVVSYPHSPVKVIVIPTNEEVMIARDVERLT; this is encoded by the coding sequence ATGTCAAAAGTGATTGCAATTAATGCAGGTAGCTCATCATTAAAGTTCCAGTTGTTTGAGATGCCGAGCGAAAATGTTATTACAAAGGGGATTTTCGAACGAATTGGGTTCGATGACGCTATTTTTTCAATCTCAGTTGAAGATGAAAAGAAAAAGCAAGTACTGCCGATAAAAGATCATGCTGTTGCCGTTAAGATTTTATTGGATTCATTAATCGAATTTAAAATCTTAAAATCTTATGATGAAATAACAGGAATTGGCCACCGTGTTGTACATGGTGGAGAAAAGTTTAGTGATTCAGTTGTTATTACACCAGACGTTTTAAAGGATATCCAAGAGCTAGCTGATTTAGCTCCATTACACAATCCAGCTAATTTAACAGGAATTACAGCGTTCCAAGAAATTTTACCTAACGTACCAGCAGTTGCTGTTTTTGATACTGCGTTCCATCAAACTATGCCTGAATCATCATTTTTGTACAGTTTACCTTATGAATACTATAAAGAATACGGCATTCGCAAATACGGTTTTCATGGTACGTCTCACAAGTACGTTTCACAACGTGCTGCCGAAATTCTGGGTCGTCCCGTAGAACAATTGCGTTTGTTATCTTGTCACTTAGGAAACGGCGCTAGTATTGCTGCTATTGAAGGTGGTAAATCAATTGATACATCTATGGGCTTCACACCACTAGCGGGTGTTACAATGGGTACGCGCTCAGGTAACATAGATCCAGCATTAATTCCGTTCATTATGGAAAAAACAGGACAAACAGCAGAGCAAGTACTAGATGTGTTAAATAAAAAGAGTGGTATGTTAGCACTTTCTGGTTTCTCAAGTGACTTACGTGACATTGAGGAAAAAGCAGAAGCTGGAGAGGAGCGAGCACAATTAGCATTAGATGTGTTTGCAGGTCGTATTCACAAATATATTGGCTCTTACGCAGCACGTATGAGCGGTGTAGACGCGATTATATTTACAGCTGGAATTGGTGAAAACAGTTCTGAAATCCGTGCTCGTGTATTACATGGTTTAGAGTTCATGGGTGTATATTGGGATCCTACTCTTAACAAAGTTCGTGGTGAAGAAGCAGTAGTAAGCTATCCGCACTCACCAGTTAAAGTAATTGTAATCCCTACAAACGAAGAAGTTATGATTGCTCGCGATGTTGAAAGACTAACTTAA
- the sppA gene encoding signal peptide peptidase SppA, with product MNGKRWAALGIAAVLFIFSIVINFATSALFGGLGEDLSGGFLSNLEDEYPEEILEDGDPFNKVLLLNVDGVIQDVGEIDSLWAAPGYNHRAMLKKIEKAEEDSSIKAIVLRVNSPGGGVAESAELYDKLLAFKENTDKPIYVSMGSMAASGGYYISMVGDKIFASKETITGSLGVIIQSYNYAELANKYGVEVVTVKSGPYKDIMNPGREMTAPEEEIIQSMVNNSYEGFVDVIAKGRNLSDDRVRQLADGRIYDGRQAKDLKLIDEFGYLDDTIAAIQKDYNLSGSQVVTYGNTLGISGIFGMTLGRITKPDSELSNLLTIISQTNSPRPMYLYAR from the coding sequence ATGAATGGAAAACGTTGGGCGGCTCTTGGTATTGCCGCTGTATTATTTATTTTTTCTATAGTAATTAATTTTGCAACATCAGCTCTTTTTGGCGGATTAGGTGAAGATTTATCTGGTGGATTTTTAAGCAATTTGGAAGATGAATACCCAGAAGAAATTTTGGAGGATGGAGATCCCTTTAATAAGGTTCTTCTATTGAATGTAGATGGAGTTATCCAAGATGTTGGTGAGATAGATTCATTATGGGCTGCACCGGGATATAACCACCGTGCCATGCTTAAAAAGATAGAAAAGGCAGAAGAAGATAGTAGCATTAAGGCAATCGTGCTCCGAGTTAACTCTCCAGGAGGAGGAGTGGCGGAAAGTGCTGAATTGTATGATAAACTCCTAGCCTTTAAAGAAAACACCGATAAACCAATCTATGTATCAATGGGCTCGATGGCTGCATCAGGTGGGTATTACATTTCGATGGTTGGCGATAAAATATTTGCAAGTAAAGAAACTATTACCGGCTCTTTAGGTGTCATTATTCAAAGCTATAATTATGCAGAGCTTGCAAATAAATACGGTGTAGAGGTAGTGACAGTAAAAAGCGGACCGTATAAGGATATTATGAATCCTGGCCGTGAGATGACTGCACCAGAGGAAGAAATAATTCAATCAATGGTAAACAATTCATATGAGGGCTTTGTTGATGTGATTGCAAAAGGGCGTAACCTATCAGATGACAGAGTACGGCAATTAGCGGATGGACGTATATATGATGGTCGTCAAGCTAAGGATTTAAAATTAATTGATGAATTTGGCTATTTAGATGATACAATCGCAGCTATTCAAAAAGATTATAATTTGAGTGGCTCACAAGTAGTTACTTATGGAAATACACTCGGGATAAGTGGGATATTTGGCATGACTCTTGGTAGAATCACAAAGCCGGACAGCGAATTATCCAACCTCCTTACGATTATTTCGCAAACAAACTCACCAAGACCAATGTACTTGTATGCTAGATAA
- a CDS encoding RDD family protein yields MEHTEDHGMTNEQTYKDDRFECAGFWIRFWAYIVDLIVIGSIQRLLVIPILRAVDIPTVSDHIFAASTVAGAFVFYGYFIIMTKVFKQTIGKMIFGLRVVQIKGESISWATAIFRECVGRFIAKTVLLIGYLMVGFMPQKQGLHDVFADTTVIHEPRSKTLVISTPVDK; encoded by the coding sequence ATGGAACATACTGAGGACCATGGAATGACCAACGAACAAACATATAAGGATGATCGCTTTGAATGTGCCGGGTTTTGGATTCGTTTTTGGGCTTACATTGTAGATCTTATTGTAATTGGTAGTATACAAAGGCTTCTTGTCATACCGATCCTTCGAGCAGTCGATATTCCAACAGTGTCAGACCATATTTTTGCCGCGTCTACGGTTGCTGGAGCATTTGTATTTTATGGATATTTTATAATTATGACAAAAGTGTTTAAACAAACTATCGGGAAAATGATATTTGGCTTAAGAGTTGTACAAATAAAAGGTGAGTCTATATCATGGGCAACCGCTATATTTAGAGAATGTGTGGGAAGGTTTATTGCAAAAACAGTTTTACTAATAGGGTACTTGATGGTCGGTTTTATGCCACAAAAGCAAGGACTGCATGATGTTTTTGCAGATACAACAGTCATTCATGAACCTCGTTCAAAGACTCTCGTTATTTCCACTCCGGTTGATAAATAA
- a CDS encoding class I SAM-dependent methyltransferase, with product MKTLFPFEQLYNVIDDTANIVSEQLDCTYLEAIAETCENLHYNDVLQDELSEVTKKRLLKEYEKINLSAFAKEDIRKAYQLTILKGMKEAAQPNHQMTPDAVGIFVGYLVSKFMKEQQHFTILDPTIGTGNLLSAVVNQNRSKLMDSMGVDLDDLLLKLAYVGANLMEYPLQLFHQDSLEDLLIDPADVVVCDLPVGYYPNDERAKQFETRAASGHSYAHHLFIEQSINYMRPGGYGLFLVPNTLFETEQSVKLNEYIKQVSYIQGFIQLPNSMFKQEAAAKSILILQKKATEIAKPKQALLVSMPKFSNKEAMQGIMAQIDDWFVAENK from the coding sequence ATGAAAACTCTTTTTCCATTCGAACAGTTGTATAATGTAATAGACGATACAGCTAATATTGTTAGTGAGCAATTAGACTGTACGTATTTAGAAGCTATTGCTGAAACATGTGAGAATTTGCATTACAATGATGTGTTGCAGGATGAATTAAGTGAAGTGACAAAAAAGAGACTTTTAAAAGAGTACGAAAAAATTAATCTATCAGCTTTTGCAAAAGAAGATATCCGCAAAGCTTATCAGCTTACGATTCTAAAAGGAATGAAAGAGGCTGCACAGCCGAATCATCAAATGACACCTGATGCAGTAGGGATTTTTGTAGGCTACTTAGTTTCTAAATTTATGAAAGAACAACAGCATTTTACTATTCTCGATCCTACTATTGGTACAGGTAATCTGTTAAGTGCTGTTGTGAATCAAAATCGTAGCAAGCTAATGGACAGTATGGGTGTAGATTTAGATGACTTATTATTAAAGCTAGCGTATGTCGGGGCAAATCTAATGGAGTATCCGTTGCAATTATTCCACCAAGATAGTTTAGAGGACCTACTTATTGACCCTGCTGATGTAGTTGTTTGTGACTTACCTGTTGGGTATTATCCAAACGATGAGCGGGCTAAGCAATTTGAGACAAGAGCAGCAAGTGGACATTCATATGCTCATCATTTATTTATTGAACAAAGCATTAATTATATGCGTCCTGGTGGCTACGGATTATTTTTAGTTCCAAATACTCTATTTGAGACAGAACAGTCAGTGAAACTGAATGAATACATCAAACAGGTAAGTTATATTCAAGGCTTTATTCAGCTTCCTAATTCAATGTTTAAACAAGAAGCTGCGGCGAAAAGCATATTAATTCTACAAAAGAAGGCAACTGAGATCGCTAAACCGAAACAAGCCTTACTTGTATCTATGCCAAAGTTTTCAAATAAAGAAGCCATGCAAGGAATTATGGCTCAAATTGACGATTGGTTTGTAGCTGAAAATAAATAA
- the thiT gene encoding energy-coupled thiamine transporter ThiT, with the protein MNRQRTLFIVEIALLTSLAYVFDFVANVLQLKIWAQGGSISIAMVPVFLIAIRWGLKGGILAGLLLGTLQVITGQAYIAHPVQGALDYFIAFGVLGFAGIFAKSIHKSLQNKNTKMLFAQITLATLLGSALRFLSHFTAGVVFFGEYAPEGTPVTLYSFLYNASYMLPAFVLSAVLLFMLLKSVPKYFTAVNYAEEKQAS; encoded by the coding sequence TTGAATAGACAAAGAACACTATTTATTGTAGAAATTGCACTTTTAACATCATTAGCGTATGTATTTGATTTTGTAGCGAATGTTCTGCAACTGAAAATATGGGCACAAGGTGGTTCTATATCAATTGCGATGGTACCTGTTTTTCTTATTGCTATACGTTGGGGATTAAAAGGTGGTATTTTGGCAGGTCTGCTACTAGGAACTCTACAGGTTATTACAGGGCAAGCATATATTGCTCATCCTGTTCAAGGTGCGCTGGATTATTTTATCGCGTTTGGAGTGTTAGGATTTGCTGGTATTTTCGCAAAGTCCATCCATAAGAGCTTACAAAATAAAAATACAAAGATGCTTTTTGCTCAGATTACTTTAGCAACGTTGCTAGGAAGTGCTCTACGCTTTTTATCGCATTTCACAGCAGGGGTGGTCTTTTTCGGGGAGTACGCACCAGAAGGAACACCAGTTACGCTATATTCATTCTTATATAATGCATCATATATGCTACCAGCCTTCGTATTGAGTGCGGTTCTATTGTTTATGTTATTAAAATCTGTGCCAAAATATTTTACGGCAGTAAATTACGCAGAAGAAAAACAAGCTAGTTAA